One Halobacterium sp. DL1 DNA window includes the following coding sequences:
- a CDS encoding type I restriction endonuclease subunit R, which yields MADEYAEAERPTLAALQTLGWEVVDQQQTSWTDPRETESSAVLEPRLRDAVGRLNPWLNENNLNKAVREIQQVAGTSTMDENEQIHEKLVRHISVEQDLGHGKQYQTVQYIDYETPENNDFFALNQFRVAGPVEVVKPDVVLFVNGVPLGVVECKSPQIKEPRSEALDQLTRYQNERDGEAEGAEELFRYNQFSVATWMEGAVMGTYRTPKDQYKPWRDAYPLEDDELIELFDLDGYLPDQYRMLYALFEPERLLDQLRHYTVFEERQSGTIKMVARYQQYRAVRKALERIDKRSQREAQGGVVWHTQGSGKSLTMLFLALKLRRLEDDPTLVLVTDRRALNDQIHATFQRCGFPNPKKAQSIEDLRERLSYDAGETITTLIHKFQTTDDEGEEFPVLSRNENIYVMADEAHRTQDKELASNMRTALPNAFYVGFTGTPIEKDSRNTRRTFGNYIDTYTIDQSLEDGATVEILYQGRLADIHLEGETLDRLFDRIFSDKTDEEKAEIQKRYARSQDLAEAQARVDRVALDIIEHFENEVPPPFKGMVVTTSKEAAIRYKETLDSLNGPESRVIVSEGHNDPEHIKRWTPSDSEKSQYKESFVDPNGEVELLIVCDMLLTGFDAPVAQVMYLDKPLREHSLLQAIARVNRPFEEKTHGLVIDYYGVSDELKEALAMFSSKDVERAMVPVEDKQPELEAAHSKAVSFFEDLDDVERCVQSLEPDDRRIEFKNAFKRFSQLMDIVLPDPIANPYRGDLDRLSTIYGKAKERYRDGTMNLEGAGAKVRELIQDHISSQGIEVLNDDPVSIMDEVEFDARLEDLESDEARASEMQNAIEHEINVRFDEDPVQYGSLRERLEELIEEYREGRHSERETIEELRTLMDEIRSRDKAARSKGLRDETDLSFYHAVEEVLDEHDAGEQDLVELTADLVGTVEEFVTKVEWKERTHLQNRMRKEVTGELYRSGIGLSGEERRELTNRVIELARAHYQ from the coding sequence ATGGCCGACGAATACGCCGAGGCCGAACGCCCGACGCTCGCCGCTCTCCAGACGCTCGGCTGGGAGGTTGTCGATCAGCAGCAGACTTCCTGGACTGACCCTCGGGAGACGGAGTCCTCGGCCGTACTCGAACCGCGTCTCCGCGATGCCGTCGGGCGCCTGAATCCTTGGCTGAACGAGAACAACCTGAACAAGGCCGTCCGCGAGATACAGCAGGTTGCCGGGACGAGTACGATGGACGAGAACGAGCAGATTCACGAGAAGCTCGTCCGCCACATCTCCGTCGAGCAGGACCTGGGTCACGGCAAGCAGTACCAGACGGTCCAGTATATCGACTACGAGACCCCCGAGAACAACGACTTCTTCGCGCTCAACCAGTTCCGGGTTGCGGGCCCGGTCGAGGTTGTCAAGCCCGACGTCGTGCTGTTCGTCAACGGTGTCCCGCTCGGCGTCGTCGAGTGCAAGAGCCCCCAGATTAAGGAGCCCCGTTCGGAGGCACTCGACCAGCTGACCCGGTATCAGAACGAGCGGGACGGTGAGGCGGAGGGCGCCGAGGAGCTCTTCCGCTATAACCAGTTCTCGGTCGCCACCTGGATGGAGGGCGCGGTTATGGGGACGTACCGGACGCCGAAGGACCAGTACAAGCCCTGGCGTGACGCATACCCGCTGGAGGACGACGAGCTCATCGAGCTGTTCGACCTCGATGGCTACCTCCCCGACCAGTATCGGATGTTGTACGCGCTGTTCGAGCCCGAACGCCTGCTCGACCAGCTGCGCCACTACACGGTGTTCGAGGAGCGCCAGAGCGGGACGATCAAGATGGTCGCCCGCTACCAGCAGTACCGCGCGGTCCGGAAGGCCCTCGAACGGATCGACAAGCGCAGCCAGCGCGAGGCCCAGGGCGGCGTGGTCTGGCACACCCAGGGGTCGGGAAAGTCACTCACGATGCTGTTCCTCGCGCTGAAGCTCCGCCGCCTCGAGGACGACCCGACGCTCGTGCTCGTCACCGACCGGCGCGCGCTCAACGACCAGATACACGCGACCTTCCAGCGCTGCGGCTTCCCGAACCCGAAGAAAGCCCAGAGCATCGAGGACCTCCGCGAGCGCCTCAGCTACGACGCCGGCGAGACGATCACGACGCTCATCCACAAGTTCCAGACGACCGACGACGAGGGGGAGGAATTCCCGGTGCTCTCCCGGAACGAGAACATCTACGTGATGGCCGACGAGGCCCACCGGACGCAGGACAAGGAGCTCGCGAGCAACATGCGGACGGCGCTCCCGAACGCCTTCTACGTCGGCTTCACCGGGACGCCCATCGAGAAGGACAGCCGCAACACCCGGCGCACGTTCGGCAACTACATCGACACGTACACCATCGACCAATCGCTCGAGGATGGCGCGACGGTCGAAATCCTGTACCAGGGCCGGCTGGCCGACATCCACCTCGAGGGCGAGACGCTCGACCGCCTTTTCGACCGGATCTTCTCGGACAAGACGGACGAGGAGAAGGCGGAGATCCAGAAGCGGTACGCCCGCTCGCAGGACCTCGCGGAGGCGCAGGCGCGCGTTGACCGCGTCGCCCTGGACATCATCGAGCACTTCGAGAACGAGGTCCCGCCGCCGTTCAAGGGGATGGTCGTCACCACCAGCAAGGAGGCGGCGATCAGGTACAAGGAGACCCTCGACAGTCTTAACGGGCCGGAGTCGCGCGTCATCGTCTCCGAGGGTCACAACGATCCGGAACACATCAAGCGGTGGACGCCCAGCGACTCAGAGAAGAGTCAGTACAAGGAGTCGTTCGTCGACCCGAACGGCGAGGTCGAACTGCTCATCGTCTGCGATATGCTCCTGACGGGCTTCGACGCGCCGGTCGCCCAGGTCATGTACCTCGACAAGCCGCTCCGCGAGCACAGCCTCCTGCAGGCGATCGCGCGCGTGAACCGCCCGTTCGAGGAGAAGACCCACGGGCTCGTCATCGACTACTACGGCGTCTCGGACGAGCTGAAGGAGGCGCTCGCGATGTTCAGCTCGAAGGACGTCGAGCGGGCGATGGTGCCCGTCGAGGACAAGCAGCCGGAGCTCGAGGCGGCCCACAGCAAGGCGGTCTCGTTCTTCGAGGACCTCGACGACGTGGAGCGGTGCGTGCAGTCGCTCGAGCCGGACGACCGCCGCATCGAGTTCAAGAACGCGTTCAAGCGCTTCTCCCAGCTGATGGACATCGTCCTCCCGGACCCGATCGCGAACCCATACCGGGGGGACCTGGACCGCCTCAGTACGATCTACGGCAAGGCGAAGGAGCGGTACCGCGACGGGACGATGAACCTCGAGGGCGCGGGGGCGAAAGTCCGGGAGCTCATCCAGGACCACATCAGCTCGCAGGGGATCGAGGTGCTGAACGACGACCCCGTCTCGATCATGGACGAGGTCGAGTTCGACGCGAGACTTGAAGACCTAGAAAGCGACGAAGCACGGGCGAGTGAGATGCAGAACGCAATCGAGCACGAGATCAACGTCCGGTTCGACGAAGACCCGGTCCAGTACGGGTCGCTCAGAGAACGGCTCGAGGAGCTCATCGAGGAGTACCGCGAGGGGCGGCACAGCGAACGGGAGACCATCGAGGAACTGCGCACGCTGATGGACGAAATCCGGTCGCGCGACAAGGCAGCCCGCAGCAAGGGCCTCCGCGACGAAACCGACCTCTCGTTCTACCACGCGGTCGAGGAAGTGCTGGACGAGCATGACGCCGGGGAGCAGGACCTTGTCGAACTCACCGCGGACCTTGTCGGGACTGTCGAGGAGTTCGTGACGAAGGTCGAGTGGAAGGAACGCACCCACCTGCAGAACAGGATGCGGAAGGAAGTGACGGGAGAACTGTACCGCTCAGGGATTGGGCTCTCGGGGGAGGAACGCCGCGAGCTCACCAACCGCGTTATTGAACTAGCGCGCGCCCATTACCAATGA
- a CDS encoding type I restriction endonuclease subunit S: protein MSEPVRQEPLEDFKQVRFGPKTRQIPEDWKVARLGDNTYLKGRIGWHGLTEDDHQEEGDYFLVTGTDFEDGRVQWDRCVYVNEEWYERDPNIQLEEADLLVTKDGSIGKTALIDELPGEATLNNGLFVLRPLNEEYAPEFMYYVLKSFYFDDFIETITAGSTISHLYQKDFVNFRFPLPNISEQRRIADILSTVDKQIQQTNEIIEETKELKRGLRQDLVVGSGLSNEYTEVRLGARTTEIPVNWSIETISDVADVEKGNTPKTSNSDYYGGDIVWVTPDDLSNLYERGEKYISDSRRKLTEAGLKSTSVNIVPAPSVMFTSRSYGIGKTAICTTPAATNQGIIAFHCKDELDVEYLYYYLNYVMDYIIALSGVSTFPEVSLTDIRNLKVPVPPKEDQNRIKSVLQSVDEKLVDERGHKEHLQELKRGLMQDLLTGDVRVDPTD, encoded by the coding sequence ATGAGCGAGCCCGTTCGCCAGGAGCCATTAGAAGATTTCAAGCAAGTAAGGTTTGGCCCGAAGACGAGGCAGATTCCCGAAGACTGGAAGGTAGCCCGGTTAGGTGACAATACGTATCTTAAAGGTCGAATTGGTTGGCACGGGTTAACTGAGGATGATCATCAGGAGGAAGGAGATTACTTCCTCGTGACTGGGACTGACTTCGAGGATGGGCGTGTTCAGTGGGACCGTTGCGTATATGTCAACGAGGAATGGTATGAGAGGGACCCGAATATCCAGCTTGAGGAAGCGGATCTCCTAGTAACGAAGGATGGATCGATTGGGAAGACAGCCCTCATTGATGAGCTTCCAGGTGAAGCTACGCTGAACAACGGGCTCTTCGTTCTGCGCCCGCTTAACGAGGAATACGCTCCAGAATTCATGTATTACGTTCTGAAATCCTTCTATTTCGACGATTTCATCGAGACAATAACTGCTGGCTCTACAATTTCTCATCTCTATCAGAAGGATTTCGTGAACTTCCGATTCCCGCTACCTAATATTTCCGAACAGCGCCGAATCGCCGATATACTATCGACTGTAGACAAGCAGATTCAGCAGACGAACGAAATTATCGAGGAAACAAAGGAGTTGAAGCGGGGGCTCAGGCAGGACTTAGTCGTAGGTAGCGGACTTTCTAACGAGTACACGGAGGTCCGTCTAGGAGCGAGAACAACAGAAATTCCGGTCAACTGGAGCATAGAAACAATATCGGACGTTGCGGACGTGGAAAAGGGAAACACCCCTAAAACTAGCAATTCTGACTATTATGGCGGTGACATTGTGTGGGTAACCCCGGATGACTTGTCCAACCTGTACGAGCGGGGCGAAAAGTACATTTCAGACTCCAGGAGGAAGCTAACGGAGGCGGGCCTCAAGAGTACATCAGTCAATATCGTACCCGCCCCGTCGGTAATGTTCACAAGCCGGTCCTACGGTATCGGGAAGACTGCCATCTGCACAACTCCCGCCGCAACCAACCAGGGGATTATCGCTTTCCATTGTAAAGATGAGCTCGATGTAGAATACCTGTATTATTACCTCAACTACGTTATGGATTACATCATCGCATTAAGTGGTGTCAGTACCTTTCCCGAGGTGAGCCTGACTGATATCCGGAATCTCAAGGTCCCTGTCCCACCGAAAGAAGACCAGAACCGAATCAAGAGTGTGCTCCAATCAGTCGATGAAAAACTGGTAGACGAACGAGGACACAAGGAGCACCTTCAGGAACTCAAACGCGGCCTGATGCAGGATTTGCTCACGGGCGACGTTCGTGTCGACCCCACTGATTGA
- a CDS encoding type I restriction-modification protein subunit M, with the protein MADGNQAELPGTEPDILTLDTLETHLWAAADKLRGSIDSADYKNYIFGLLFLKRANDRFDEETEEVAEELGIPEETAREDRDLHEEFWIPERARWDHLKAQETDIGAALNKALAAIEDENDPIADRVLTTVDFNDKERLPDSLLSDLVSHFSKHRYRNADLEDPDIFGRAYEYLIREFADDAGKKGGEFYTPREVVRLIVKCVNPEPGHRVYDPCCGSGGMLIYSAEHIREQGGDMEDISLYGQEKNLNTWAIGQMNVLLHELYDAQIEKGDTITEPKRVTKHDELEVFDRVIANPMWNQKEWNKDWVEDNEPYNRFPYGLPPSNRGDWAWIQLMLASLNETGKAGVVMDNGVLFRSRSEKKIRKPILEEDLVEAVIALPENLFYNTGSPGCILILNKDKPEEREGKVHFIYAEDQTLRESDVQVFKELSNQNQLTEEGVEYLAETFRQGREKAHHSRLVDLEEIKENDWNLNVPRYVDTTELEEPIDVSKKLQELDKLTEERRKTDEELQEYMKGLEYR; encoded by the coding sequence ATGGCTGACGGGAACCAGGCAGAGCTGCCTGGAACGGAACCAGATATACTCACGCTCGATACGCTCGAGACCCATCTGTGGGCGGCCGCGGACAAGCTCCGCGGGAGCATCGACTCGGCGGACTACAAGAACTACATCTTCGGACTGCTGTTCCTCAAGCGGGCCAACGACCGCTTCGACGAGGAAACCGAGGAAGTCGCCGAGGAGCTCGGCATCCCCGAGGAGACCGCCCGTGAAGACCGTGACCTCCACGAGGAGTTCTGGATTCCGGAGCGTGCCCGCTGGGACCACCTCAAGGCCCAGGAGACGGACATTGGCGCGGCGCTGAACAAGGCGCTCGCGGCGATCGAAGACGAGAACGACCCTATCGCCGACCGTGTGCTCACGACGGTTGACTTCAACGACAAGGAGCGCCTCCCGGACTCCCTCCTCTCGGACCTCGTCTCGCACTTCTCAAAGCACCGCTACCGGAACGCCGACCTCGAAGACCCCGACATCTTCGGGCGAGCCTACGAGTACCTCATCCGCGAGTTCGCCGACGACGCCGGAAAGAAGGGTGGCGAGTTCTACACGCCGCGGGAGGTCGTCCGCCTCATCGTCAAGTGCGTCAACCCGGAACCCGGGCACCGCGTCTACGACCCGTGCTGTGGCTCCGGCGGGATGCTCATCTACTCCGCCGAGCACATCCGGGAGCAGGGCGGTGACATGGAGGACATCTCGCTGTACGGCCAGGAGAAGAACCTGAACACGTGGGCCATCGGCCAGATGAACGTCCTGCTGCACGAACTCTACGACGCCCAGATCGAGAAGGGCGACACCATCACAGAGCCCAAGCGCGTCACGAAGCACGACGAACTGGAGGTATTCGACCGGGTCATCGCGAACCCGATGTGGAACCAGAAAGAGTGGAACAAAGATTGGGTCGAGGACAACGAGCCGTACAACCGCTTCCCGTACGGCCTCCCGCCGTCGAACCGTGGCGACTGGGCGTGGATCCAGCTGATGCTCGCGTCGCTCAACGAGACGGGAAAGGCGGGCGTTGTGATGGACAACGGTGTGCTGTTCCGCTCGCGTTCGGAGAAGAAGATACGGAAGCCGATTCTGGAAGAGGATCTCGTTGAGGCAGTCATCGCTCTACCAGAGAACTTGTTCTACAACACTGGTTCGCCGGGATGCATCCTCATTCTGAACAAGGACAAGCCCGAGGAGCGCGAAGGAAAGGTCCACTTCATTTACGCCGAGGATCAGACGCTCCGAGAATCAGACGTGCAGGTGTTCAAGGAACTCTCGAACCAGAATCAATTGACTGAGGAGGGTGTGGAGTACCTTGCGGAGACGTTTAGGCAGGGGCGCGAGAAAGCTCACCACAGCCGACTGGTTGATCTGGAAGAAATCAAGGAGAACGACTGGAACCTGAACGTTCCCCGGTACGTTGACACGACCGAGTTAGAGGAGCCTATTGACGTGAGTAAGAAACTCCAGGAGCTAGATAAGCTGACTGAGGAGCGGCGAAAGACCGACGAAGAGCTCCAAGAGTATATGAAGGGGTTGGAGTACCGATGA
- a CDS encoding IMP cyclohydrolase (catalyzes the formation of inosine monophosphate from 5-formylamidoimidazole-4-carboxamide in purine biosynthesis), producing the protein MYVGRFVVVGPEVAAYRVSSRSFPNRRVVEREDALTVAPTPDAPETDNPYVSYNCYREAAGHAVVGNGSHVDPIAEKLGLGYPARDALAESLLALDYEKDDYDTPRIAGILTPDRDAYVGTVRKDALLIESVDEPTLVATYEKDSPEAIGFDAATPEEAAQEAYGAAFEHAVCAVGVSRDGDGYATAVENGPKN; encoded by the coding sequence ATGTACGTCGGACGGTTCGTCGTCGTCGGTCCGGAGGTCGCAGCCTACCGCGTCTCCTCGCGGTCGTTCCCGAATCGCCGCGTCGTCGAGCGTGAGGACGCGCTGACGGTCGCGCCGACGCCGGACGCCCCGGAGACGGACAACCCCTACGTCTCCTACAACTGCTACCGCGAGGCCGCGGGCCACGCCGTCGTCGGGAACGGGAGCCACGTCGACCCGATCGCGGAGAAACTTGGCCTCGGTTACCCCGCGCGGGACGCCCTCGCCGAGAGCCTGCTCGCACTCGACTACGAGAAGGACGACTACGACACGCCCCGCATCGCGGGAATTCTGACGCCCGACAGAGACGCCTACGTTGGGACCGTGCGGAAGGACGCGCTGCTGATCGAGAGCGTCGACGAACCGACGCTCGTTGCCACCTACGAGAAGGATAGCCCCGAGGCTATCGGCTTCGACGCCGCCACCCCCGAGGAGGCCGCCCAGGAGGCCTACGGCGCGGCGTTCGAACACGCGGTCTGCGCGGTCGGCGTGAGCCGCGACGGCGACGGCTACGCGACGGCGGTCGAGAACGGGCCGAAGAACTAA
- a CDS encoding DNA repair protein — protein sequence MKVGVVSDIHSNLVALEAVLADMPDVDRLVCAGDVVGYNAWPAECVDVLRERNVPTVMGNHDRMVATGRNFRGNGMAQAGVEYADAELNDVQRTWVENLPRERTFADGRLKVVHDHPEDQDRYTYPDEFSPALLGDEDALVLGHTHVQHHERYDEGVVVNPGSVGQPRDRDPRAAYAVLDLENLSVEERRVEYDVERVADAVRAAGLPSRTAERLASGR from the coding sequence ATGAAGGTCGGCGTCGTCTCGGACATCCACTCGAATCTGGTCGCCCTGGAGGCCGTTCTGGCGGACATGCCCGACGTCGACCGATTGGTCTGTGCGGGCGACGTCGTCGGCTACAACGCGTGGCCCGCGGAGTGCGTCGACGTCCTCCGCGAGCGGAACGTCCCGACGGTGATGGGGAACCACGACCGGATGGTCGCGACCGGGCGGAACTTCCGGGGCAACGGGATGGCCCAGGCCGGCGTCGAGTACGCGGACGCAGAGCTGAACGACGTCCAGCGGACGTGGGTGGAGAACCTCCCTCGCGAGCGCACGTTCGCGGACGGCCGCCTGAAGGTCGTCCACGACCACCCCGAGGACCAGGACCGGTACACGTACCCCGACGAGTTCTCGCCAGCGCTGCTCGGCGACGAGGACGCGCTCGTCCTCGGCCACACGCACGTCCAGCACCACGAGCGCTACGACGAGGGCGTCGTGGTGAACCCGGGGAGCGTCGGCCAGCCCCGGGACCGCGACCCCCGGGCGGCGTACGCGGTGCTGGACCTCGAGAACCTGTCCGTCGAGGAGCGCCGCGTCGAGTACGACGTCGAGCGCGTCGCCGACGCGGTTCGGGCGGCGGGGCTGCCGTCGCGGACAGCAGAGCGACTGGCGAGCGGGCGGTGA
- a CDS encoding alpha/beta hydrolase produces MPTVQTNDTETYYEQRGEGPPIIFVHGSLSDHTAAERQLEAFSDSHTVIAYDVRGHGRTPNPLGAPYSVDLLADDLREFVEALGLDRPVVCGVSMGGMVAQVYASRYPERVGALVLADTFSPAFLGTQDRLERTVLTKALIGLVRLVGYDRGKAVMLWLGRKLERDETDSLRAEAFPDMDTVAAANSLRAPASFHRTEIDLSAITVPTLILYGEHESSVVSRHAPTLGARIPDATVREVPDAGHASPWDNPEFFNDAIREFLAETPRSTE; encoded by the coding sequence ATGCCGACAGTCCAGACAAACGACACCGAGACCTACTACGAGCAGCGGGGGGAGGGTCCGCCCATCATCTTCGTCCACGGGTCGCTCTCCGACCACACGGCAGCGGAGCGACAACTGGAGGCGTTCAGCGATTCCCACACCGTCATCGCGTACGACGTCCGGGGCCACGGCAGGACGCCGAACCCGCTCGGCGCGCCGTACTCGGTCGACCTGCTGGCCGACGACCTCCGCGAGTTCGTCGAGGCGCTCGGCCTCGACCGTCCGGTGGTCTGTGGCGTCTCGATGGGCGGGATGGTCGCCCAGGTGTACGCGAGCCGGTACCCCGAACGGGTCGGCGCCCTCGTCCTCGCGGACACCTTCTCGCCGGCGTTCCTCGGCACACAGGACCGCCTCGAACGGACTGTGCTGACGAAAGCGCTGATTGGCCTGGTCCGCCTCGTCGGCTACGACCGGGGGAAGGCCGTGATGCTGTGGCTCGGGCGGAAACTGGAGCGGGACGAGACCGACAGTCTCCGCGCCGAGGCGTTCCCGGACATGGACACCGTGGCCGCGGCGAACTCGCTCCGGGCCCCCGCATCCTTCCACCGAACAGAAATCGACCTCTCCGCCATCACCGTCCCAACGCTGATTCTCTACGGAGAACACGAGTCGTCGGTGGTCAGCCGTCACGCGCCGACGCTGGGCGCCCGGATTCCCGACGCGACGGTGCGGGAGGTACCGGACGCCGGCCACGCCTCCCCCTGGGACAACCCCGAGTTCTTCAACGACGCCATCCGGGAGTTCCTCGCCGAGACGCCCCGCTCCACGGAGTAA
- the tnaA gene encoding L-cysteine desulfhydrase (tryptophan indole-lyase; catalyzes the formation of indole and pyruvate from tryptophan; also has xysteine desulfhydrase activity) — protein sequence MRSYKSTMVDPVRLLPREDREAALADAGYNVFNLDSADVFVDLLTDSGTGTMSNDQWAAMVRGDEAYAGSEGFAELEAAAREVMGFEQIVPAHQGRGAENVLYGALVSEGDTVLNNAHFDTTRAHVAANGGDPVDCPVEAATDMESEAPFKGDFSVERGRQVVEEVGEENVPVVVLTITNNSMAGQPVSVENTRDVAAFAADIDATFVVDACRFAENAHFVRQREPEFADESVAAIAREQLSYADACVMSGKKDGLVNIGGFVGLRGDGELYEQCRQRGILYEGFSTYGGMSGRDLAAFAVGLREAVDPPYVAERVEQVQRLCQALADRGVPVYQPAGGHAVYVDANQVFPHIPREAFPGQALVCELYREGGVRGVELGRFAFPDTDRRDLVRLALPRRTYGPDHIEHVADTAAAVCERAEDVSGLEIVSEPSMPELRHFSAELEPLE from the coding sequence GTGCGCTCCTACAAGTCGACGATGGTCGACCCCGTCCGGCTCCTCCCCCGCGAGGACCGCGAGGCCGCCCTCGCGGACGCGGGCTACAACGTCTTCAACCTCGACAGCGCGGACGTCTTCGTCGACCTCCTGACCGACTCCGGCACCGGCACGATGAGCAACGACCAGTGGGCCGCGATGGTCCGCGGCGACGAGGCCTACGCCGGCAGCGAGGGCTTCGCCGAACTCGAGGCCGCCGCCCGCGAGGTGATGGGCTTCGAACAGATCGTCCCTGCCCACCAGGGACGCGGCGCGGAAAACGTCCTCTACGGCGCGCTCGTCTCCGAGGGCGACACCGTCCTCAACAACGCCCACTTCGACACCACCCGGGCCCACGTCGCGGCGAACGGTGGCGACCCCGTTGACTGCCCCGTCGAGGCCGCCACCGACATGGAGAGCGAGGCGCCGTTCAAGGGCGACTTCTCCGTCGAGCGCGGCCGCCAGGTCGTCGAGGAGGTCGGCGAAGAGAACGTCCCCGTCGTCGTCCTCACAATCACGAACAACTCGATGGCGGGCCAGCCCGTGAGCGTCGAGAACACCCGCGATGTCGCCGCCTTCGCCGCCGACATCGACGCCACGTTCGTCGTCGACGCCTGCCGCTTCGCCGAGAACGCCCACTTCGTCCGGCAGCGCGAACCCGAGTTCGCCGACGAGAGCGTCGCCGCCATCGCGCGCGAACAGCTCTCCTACGCCGACGCCTGTGTGATGAGCGGGAAGAAGGACGGCCTCGTCAACATCGGCGGCTTCGTCGGCCTCCGGGGCGACGGCGAGCTGTACGAGCAGTGCCGCCAGCGCGGCATCCTCTACGAGGGGTTCTCCACGTACGGCGGCATGTCGGGCCGCGACCTCGCGGCGTTCGCTGTCGGCCTCCGGGAGGCCGTCGACCCGCCCTACGTCGCCGAGCGCGTCGAGCAGGTCCAGCGGCTCTGCCAGGCGCTCGCCGACCGCGGCGTCCCCGTCTACCAGCCCGCCGGCGGCCACGCCGTCTACGTCGACGCGAACCAGGTGTTCCCCCACATCCCGCGCGAGGCGTTCCCCGGGCAGGCGCTCGTCTGCGAACTCTACCGCGAGGGCGGTGTTCGGGGCGTCGAACTCGGCCGGTTCGCCTTCCCCGACACCGACCGCCGCGACCTGGTGCGCCTCGCGCTCCCGCGGCGCACCTACGGCCCCGACCACATCGAGCACGTCGCCGACACGGCCGCAGCGGTCTGTGAACGGGCGGAGGACGTCTCGGGTCTGGAGATCGTCTCCGAGCCGTCGATGCCCGAACTCCGCCACTTCTCCGCGGAACTCGAACCGCTCGAGTGA
- a CDS encoding aspartate kinase — translation MRVVAKFGGTSLGSGDRVERAADSIADAVAADHEIAIVASAMGNTTDELLEDITFEADDTDRAEIVSMGERTSVRMLKAALAARGVNAVFLEPGHPDWPIVTNERGEVDADATRERAAELAASLGDTVPVITGFLAEDHDGNVTTLGRGGSDTSAVMLGRYVDADQVVIVTDVEGVMTGDPHVVEGARNVGEITVDELRNLSFRGAEVVAPSALSFKDDELDVRVIHYQHGDLLSGGTRIEGQFENMVDMRESPLACLTVAGRAIRNRPGIAATLSTALYDSDINVDAIASGMDSMTFYVDESVAEHAENVLHREVIEVSDLSSVTVTDDIAVIRVLGGELPNQPGILRRIVDPLADANINIIDIISSATSVAIFVDWTDREEALDIVQDHVRS, via the coding sequence ATGCGAGTAGTCGCCAAGTTCGGCGGCACCAGTCTCGGCAGCGGTGACCGCGTGGAGCGCGCGGCGGACTCCATCGCGGACGCCGTCGCCGCGGACCACGAGATCGCAATCGTGGCCTCGGCGATGGGGAACACCACGGACGAACTGCTCGAGGACATCACCTTCGAGGCAGACGACACGGACCGCGCGGAGATCGTGTCGATGGGCGAACGGACGTCCGTGCGGATGCTGAAGGCGGCGCTCGCCGCCCGCGGCGTCAACGCGGTGTTCCTCGAACCCGGCCACCCGGATTGGCCCATCGTCACGAACGAGCGCGGCGAGGTCGACGCCGACGCCACGAGGGAGCGCGCGGCCGAACTCGCGGCCTCACTCGGGGACACGGTCCCGGTCATCACGGGCTTCCTCGCGGAGGACCACGACGGCAACGTGACGACGCTCGGACGCGGCGGCTCGGACACGTCTGCGGTGATGCTCGGGCGCTACGTGGACGCCGACCAGGTCGTCATCGTGACGGACGTCGAGGGCGTCATGACCGGCGACCCCCACGTCGTCGAGGGCGCACGAAACGTCGGCGAGATCACGGTCGACGAACTGCGGAACCTCTCCTTCCGCGGCGCGGAGGTGGTCGCGCCGTCGGCACTATCGTTCAAGGACGACGAACTGGACGTCCGCGTCATCCACTACCAGCACGGCGACCTGCTGTCGGGCGGCACGCGCATCGAGGGCCAGTTCGAGAACATGGTCGACATGCGGGAGTCGCCGCTGGCCTGTCTCACCGTCGCTGGCCGGGCGATACGCAACCGCCCAGGCATCGCGGCGACGCTGTCGACGGCGCTGTACGACAGCGACATCAACGTCGACGCAATCGCCTCGGGGATGGACTCGATGACGTTCTACGTCGACGAGTCGGTCGCCGAACACGCCGAGAACGTCCTCCACCGCGAGGTCATCGAGGTGAGCGACCTCTCCTCCGTGACGGTCACCGACGACATCGCGGTCATCCGCGTGCTCGGCGGCGAACTCCCGAACCAGCCCGGGATCCTCCGGCGCATCGTCGACCCGCTCGCGGACGCGAACATCAACATCATCGACATCATCTCGAGCGCCACCTCGGTCGCCATCTTCGTCGACTGGACGGATCGCGAGGAGGCCCTCGACATCGTCCAGGACCACGTCCGCTCGTAG